A window from Dysidea avara chromosome 2, odDysAvar1.4, whole genome shotgun sequence encodes these proteins:
- the LOC136246489 gene encoding ATP-dependent DNA helicase RecQ-like — MAGSVQETVTESPVMERVTEPAEKSIDDSITRALEAMSLNPLKPKQLEAVRTFMSGRDTFVSLPTGYGKSVIYAILPLAFDYFLGRSGSLAVVVSPLTSLMMDQRQRFAPTGISVEFVGEAQTDNDACTKVVNGEVQLVYISPESMLNTKRYWHMFQSDSYQNRMIAFVVDEAHCVKMWGDNFRVAFAKLGTLRSILPTSVNVMALTATATQEILKCVENRLDLKDVVLIGIHSGRPNIKFIVKPSIDVNELAAIVSAELVELRTNTPKTVLFCRSHLQCVKLLVELKKLLKDKITEPPGMPVTNIHYRLIDNFTSGSKTEAREVILQEFCKRDTSLRLIIATNAFGLGVDCADITRIIHWKN, encoded by the exons ATGGCGGGTAGTGTGCAAGAGACCGTGACAGAATCTCCTGTGATGGAACGAGTAACAGAACCGGCGGAAAAATCTATCGATGATTCGATTACGCGGGCTTTAGAAGCAATGTCACTTAATCCACTGAAGCCTAAACAGTTGGAAGCAGTCCGTACTTTTATGTCTGGGAGAGACACGTTTGTGTCGCTCCCAACTGGTTACGGAAAATCTGTTATCTATGCTATTCTTCCACTTGCATTTGATTATTTTTTGG GAAGATCTGGTAGCCTTGCTGTTGTTGTTAGCCCCTTAACCTCACTAATGATGGACCAGAGACAGAGATTCGCACCTACGGGGATATCAGTTGAGTTTGTTGGAGAGGCTCAGACAGATAATGATGCATGTACCAAAGTCGTGAATGGTGAGGTGCAGCTAGTATATATCAGCCCAGAAAGTATGTTGAATACCAAGCGATACTGGCACATGTTTCAAAGCGACTCATACCAAAATAGAATGATAGCATTTGTAGTGGATGAGGCACATTGTGTAAAGATGTG GGGTGATAACTTCCGTGTAGCCTTTGCAAAGCTAGGAACACTACGCAGTATTTTACCAACTAGTGTCAATGTGATGGCTTTGACAGCTACTGCAACTCAAGAAATTTTGAAATGCGTTGAAAATCGTCTTGACTTGAAGGATGTAGTACTTATTGGGATACACTCAGGAAGGCCTAACATTAAGTTCATTGTCAAACCATCAATTGACGTAAATGAGCTGGCTGCCATAGTTTCTGCTGAACTTGTTGAGTTACGAACCAATACACCAAAAACAGTTCTGTtttgcagatcacacttgcaGTGTGTTAAACTATTGGTTGAATTGAAGAAACTCTTGAAAGACAAAATTACTGAACCACCCGGCATGCCAGTAACAAATATTCACTACAGGCTCATTGATAATTTCACATCAGGATCAAAGACAGAGGCGAGAGAGGTAATCCTGCAAGAATTTTGTAAAAGGGATACCAGTCTCAGGTTGATCATAGCAACCAATGCATTTGGACTAGGGGTTGATTGTGCCGACATTACCAGAATCATACACTGGAAGAATTAG
- the LOC136246488 gene encoding uncharacterized protein, producing MAGMRKAKPRDQEIKCCLCLKKLQTESNNSTRKRFHGAACKNEKAILFPILKKKHPRLDYSFISELNDPDASLCATCSRLLKRTRRLETDLNGCISNVLQYLSVLCPSLESRKRVLSESEEVPTESAPVEAQVERVEGGGIAESSGDNHQTPHRDPSQKSRRIACHDQDEKPDVFVTIDFKSGLRNMKMTPNRGDVVKSCAMKRFKSAATGVVNLSNRHSLNAVAGKVKYEILNICSTNQPSILRSKHDELNNFSWNALWLEFVARMPWLIGFMRQILPQASNIFITFVICMLLKKNCKHMSLMQRMISVLFYGNAASKQMYQYFQPLMICMSPSSTYEIIDQLTGKHDVPVKEWANEMKEVFKETENVGMQFDWMDEIAELFDDGDGGGSDTESIGAPSDVSFFSDGEEEEEEVATTMPTKGEIPMVQVQNPYLTSASNVDTTAESPSLVSASDVDCIVMDTTMVQGQNPSLVSASDSNCIVMDTATLQGQNPSPVSASNVDITAESPSLVSVSNVDCLLMDNSNTHCNRTDSICPNQPLRSNASTDDTMLQRPLNVVSSPCSTLQPSHDTNSESGPLGFTIIGDNIDKNFRPSYQRQDRQTKSLHYFHSYAAKNRVDVSSLSDAKPSAVLSVESFLPTQEDLDNLMRDFEILTSRILVRHMPQYKDQIDMVTWHILSEHSEEMSRQSNVVPLGVILKNEANLGDMCHIVGSLSQYVPQEGSNSSNENSGYPRLVPLLFYGDQMTVERTRGAMVLRSFHNLSIDRLEGFVPAIADWHARMTLVKVIWDRLYSTNSSCDKGTLYQLRNLLSRSSVGADPSKNMKAFEDFLLVVLSGYVITAAKTINSQSQSCVETAKAIVSKWVKITLLTSNETAPGPATANSPSTDDDSTTVPGSTTSTASIMNLVTVPASASMSTTVTSSTTDPGSVTVGGSGDIPSLSTANLYTIDLFTLGLLWHGFHDAVKEGDGTRILLYWKFLLLVFKLENHHNYPKEAFNLTLQSLLLSPCKLCELKWSRTINTHGKPGHNVPCDLHMEHLNKQLKGCIRSAGSNIYPSAIQRVAKSLGPVSHVCSQFEKELSISVNKEYHTYPSFKKDLDAIVRLLKNERTCCDDNAQNYSSYKQQPLLLDVNWDKITDWIKEKIINANTYIH from the exons ATGGCGGGAATGAGGAAAGCCAAGCCACGAGATCAGGAGATTAAGTGTTGTCTGTGCTTGAAGAAATTACAAACTGAAAGTAACAATAGTACTCGAAAGCGTTTTCATGGTGCCGCTTGTAAAAATGAGAAAGCTATCCTATTTCCCATTTTAAAGAAGAAGCATCCAAGACTTGACTACTCGTTTATTTCGGAACTGAATGATCCAGACGCTTCCCTTTGTGCTACTTGCAGCAGACTCCTGAAGAGAACAAGACGACTAGAGACAGATTTAAACGGATGCATCAGTAATGTACTACAATACCTCTCTGTACTCTGCCCAAGCCTTGAATCGAGGAAAAGGGTTCTATCAGAGTCTGAAGAGGTACCAACAGAGAGTGCACCAGTAGAGGCCCAGGTGGAGAGGGTAGAAGGCGGAGGCATTGCTGAGTCATCTGGTGATAATCATCAAACTCCACATCGCGATCCTTCTCAGAAGTCTCGTCGGATAGCTTGTCATGATCAGGATGAAAAACCTGACGTGTTT GTTACAATTGATTTCAAATCTGGTTTAAGGAATATGAAGATGACACCAAATAGAGGAGATGTTGTGAAGTCATGTGCAATGAAACGATTCAAATCTGCTGCTACAGGTGTTGTCAATCTATCAAATAGACATTCGTTAAATGCAGTCGCAGGGAAAGTGAAATATGAAATATTGAATATTTGTTCTACCAATCAACCATCAATACTAAGAAGCAAGCACGATGAATTAAACAACTTCAGCTGGAATGCATTATGGCTCGAATTTGTTGCAAGAATGCCATGGCTCATTGGATTTATGAGGCAGATATTACCTCAAGCTAGCAACATCTTCATTACTTTTGTCATATGCATGCTCCTTAAGAAGAATTGCAAGCACATGAGCCTAATGCAACGAATGATTTCAGTGCTATTTTATGGGAATGCTGCTAGCAAACAG ATGTACCAGTACTTTCAGCCACTCATGATCTGCATGTCACCATCTTCCACTTATGAGATCATTGATCAACTCACTGGAAAGCATGATGTACCAGTAAAAGAATGGGCCAATGAGATGAAAGAAGTGTTTAAG GAAACAGAGAATGTTGGTATGCAATTTGATTGGATGGACGAGATTGCTGAGTTGTTTGatgatggtgatggtggtgGCAGTGACACAGAAAGCATTGGTGCCCCTAGTGATGTGTCTTTCTTTTCTGATGGTGAGGAGGAGGAAGAGGAGGTTGCAACTACTATGCCAACTAAGGGTGAAATACCCATGGTTCAAGTCCAGAACCCCTACCTAACATCAGCCAGCAATGTCGACACTACTGCGGAGAGTCCTTCCCTAGTGTCAGCTAGTGATGTTGATTGCATTGTAATGGACACTACCATGGTACAAGGTCAGAATCCTTCTCTAGTGTCAGCCAGTGATTCTAATTGCATTGTAATGGACACTGCCACATTGCAAGGTCAGAATCCTTCCCCAGTGTCAGCCAGCAATGTTGACATTACTGCAGAGAGTCCTTCCCTAGTGTCAGTCAGCAATGTTGATTGTCTGCTAATGGACAATAGCAACACCCACTGCAACCGTACTGACTCAATTTGTCCAAATCAGCCATTGAGAAGCAATGCATCAACAGATGACACCATGCTACAAAGACCATTAAATGTTGTCTCTTCACCATGTTCGACCTTGCAGCCATCCCATGATACTAACAGTGAAAGTGGTCCACTTGGCTTTACAATAATTGGTGATAATATAGATAAGAACTTTCGACCAAGTTACCAAAGGCAAGATCGACAGACCAAGTCATTGCATTATTTTCACTCATACGCAGCTAAGAACCGTGTTGATGTTTCTTCATTATCTGatgccaagccttcagctgttCTATCTGTTGAGAGTTTTTTACCAACCCAAGAAGATCTTGATAATTTGATGCGTGATTTTGAAATCCTTACGTCAAG GATTCTTGTGAGACACATGCCACAATACAAAGATCAGATTGACATGGTAACTTGGCATATACTCTCAGAGCACTCTGAAGAAATGTCTCGGCAGTCCAATGTG GTTCCTCTCGGTGTCATTTTAAAGAATGAGGCAAACCTAGGAGACATGTGCCATATAGTGGGAAGCTTGAGTCAATACGTTCCACAGGAAGGCAGCAATTCTTCCAATGAAAATTCAGGATACCCTAGACTAGTGCCATTGTTGTTTTATGGAGACCAGATGACAGTAGAGAGAACCAGGGGTGCTATGGTGTTGCGATCTTTTCATAATCTATCGATCGATAGATTAGAAGGTTTTGTTCCTGCAATAGCAGATTGGCACGCAAGAATGACCCTAGTTAAG GTGATCTGGGACAGACTATACTCAACAAATTCATCTTGTGACAAAGGAACGTTGTACCAGCTAAGAAATTTGTTAAGTCGATCGTCAGTTGGAGCAGATCCTTCAAAGAACATGAAGGCTTTTGAAGATTTTTTATTAGTAGTACTCAGTGGATATGTCATTACTGCAGCCAAAACCATCAATTCCCAGAGTCAATCCTGTGTAGAAACGGCTAAGGCAATTGTGTCAAAGTGGGTCAAAATAACTTTATTAACAAGTAATGAAACAGCTCCTGGTCCTGCAACAGCTAATTCTCCCTCCACAGATGATGATTCCACAACAGTTCCTGGTTCCACAACCTCCACAGCATCCATTATGAATCTTGTTACCGTACCAGCTTCTGCTTCAATGTCTACAACAGTTACTAGTTCCACAACAGACCCTGGCTCTGTGACAGTTGGTGGGTCTGGTGACATACCGTCCCTGTCAACTGCTAATTTGTATACTATCGACCTATTTACACTTGGATTGTTGTGGCATGGTTTTCACGATGCCGTTAAAGAAGGAGACGGTACTCGAATATTGTTATATTGGAAGTTTTTGTTGTTGGTTTTTAAATTAGAAAACCACCACAACTATCCCAAAGAAGCATTCAATTTGACTTTGCAGTCACTATTACTCTCACCCTGTAAATTGTGTGAACTGAAGTGGAGTAGGACGATCAACACTCATGGCAAACCTGGTCACAACGTTCCATGTGATCTACATATGGAGCATTTAAATAAACAGCTAAAAGGATGTATAAGAAGTGCTGGCTCGAATATTTACCCAAGTGCTATTCAGAGGGTGGCCAAATCACTTGGTCCAGTGAGCCATGTTTGCTCCCAGTTTGAAAAGGAACTGTCTATATCAGTCAATAAGGAATATCACACATATCCATCGTTTAAAAAAGACTTGGATGCTATTGTACGTCTGTTAAAGAATGAAAGGACATGCTGTGATGACAATGCACAgaactacagtagctacaagcaacAGCCGTTGCTTCTGGATGTCAATTGGGATAAAATTACTGACTGGATAAAAGAAAAAATCATCAatgcaaatacatacatacactaa